In Clostridium sp. DL-VIII, the following proteins share a genomic window:
- a CDS encoding acyltransferase family protein, whose protein sequence is MKEIEKNMNSLRTLAALFVISVHVCSPILTANSNVFNAAFSISSSIQLFTRVAVPVFVLISGRYLLSNWEGKSVISFYKKRMSRVLLPFIFSIIIYGLYRIFIEKSATITSYIKDTLHGNPYEHLWFFYMIIGLYAITPILYKIKNKFSAKVFRNLGYILLVFAMISEMAQGMFQFKYIPIFYFVDYLGYFITGYTLKDYKPKFNPNILICIYIILSMMRGGCALLFQANGNMLWQCFHLSSNPLGTLSAIYLYLYFSNLRLERYRLADISKYTLGIYVIHDMFVHGIMYNTHYALTGVLFIDIFLYVIIIFALSLLTIRLMWSLSITRDLVK, encoded by the coding sequence ATGAAAGAAATAGAAAAAAATATGAATTCCTTACGAACATTAGCTGCGCTGTTTGTTATTTCTGTACACGTTTGTTCACCAATTCTTACAGCTAATAGTAATGTTTTTAATGCTGCTTTTAGCATTTCATCTTCGATTCAGCTTTTTACAAGAGTTGCTGTTCCTGTTTTTGTATTAATAAGTGGTAGATACCTTTTAAGTAATTGGGAGGGAAAGAGTGTAATTAGTTTTTATAAAAAGAGAATGTCTAGAGTTTTACTTCCTTTTATTTTTAGTATTATTATTTATGGCTTATATAGAATATTTATTGAAAAAAGTGCAACTATTACATCTTATATTAAAGATACTTTACATGGGAATCCTTACGAACATCTTTGGTTTTTTTATATGATAATTGGTTTATACGCTATAACTCCTATATTATATAAAATAAAAAATAAATTTTCAGCTAAAGTATTTAGAAATCTAGGGTATATATTGCTTGTTTTTGCAATGATAAGTGAAATGGCCCAGGGGATGTTCCAATTCAAATATATACCAATATTTTATTTTGTTGACTATCTTGGTTATTTCATAACTGGATACACTTTAAAAGATTATAAACCAAAGTTTAATCCTAATATTCTTATTTGCATTTATATAATACTTTCCATGATGCGAGGAGGTTGTGCGTTATTATTCCAAGCAAATGGCAATATGCTTTGGCAGTGTTTTCACCTTTCGTCTAATCCATTAGGCACATTGTCTGCAATATATTTATATTTATACTTTAGTAATTTAAGATTAGAAAGATACAGATTAGCTGATATAAGTAAATATACTTTAGGCATTTACGTTATTCACGATATGTTTGTTCACGGCATAATGTATAATACTCACTATGCTTTAACTGGTGTTCTATTTATAGATATATTTTTATATGTAATAATAATTTTTGCTCTTTCTCTCTTAACCATAAGATTAATGTGGAGCTTAAGCATAACAAGAGACTTAGTTAAATAA
- a CDS encoding protease inhibitor I42 family protein, with protein MANSLITPESITVEASKNFCVKIHSVSEGSTGYHWELVWNLPDNIQFISKQWIPDSDAIGSPGTALFKFKALYPETASYKLVFVQVAPDSTIADSLAVSVLVIPEIANC; from the coding sequence ATGGCAAATTCATTAATTACTCCAGAAAGCATAACTGTTGAGGCAAGCAAAAATTTTTGTGTTAAAATTCATTCAGTAAGCGAAGGATCCACAGGATACCATTGGGAACTTGTGTGGAACCTTCCTGATAATATACAGTTTATAAGTAAGCAATGGATACCAGATAGTGATGCAATTGGTAGTCCAGGAACAGCTTTATTTAAATTCAAAGCACTTTACCCAGAAACAGCTTCGTACAAATTAGTATTTGTACAGGTAGCACCTGATAGTACAATTGCTGATTCACTAGCAGTAAGTGTACTTGTTATTCCAGAAATCGCTAATTGCTAA
- a CDS encoding helix-turn-helix domain-containing protein, with protein sequence MSITIITSENRRLYPATIYNVEDKEQQNPIYDIDDIYDLLYKNQNILVISTQFDQYGKELKIFNGELGKSDIRALFAEKDIKASNELDCVMTLSEAAKKWGLANGSTIRKAIERGKFEQNEIKQAGDVWITTYSAMERVFGSIKDEENAYVIYDDFETLYLTKAYLEYAELAYYSGPNINAKAKDLEIKYQYIKDVFIKGLRALRGNQKIIIKKSRNNKIRQVICNEDEYFLYIEAFRSRRNLSPEWIDRLINDLKSITK encoded by the coding sequence ATGAGTATCACTATTATTACATCAGAAAATAGAAGACTCTATCCAGCAACAATATATAATGTTGAAGATAAAGAGCAGCAGAATCCAATTTATGATATTGATGATATTTATGATTTGCTGTATAAAAACCAAAATATTTTAGTCATATCTACCCAATTTGATCAATATGGAAAAGAACTTAAAATTTTTAATGGTGAATTAGGAAAATCTGATATAAGAGCTTTGTTTGCGGAAAAAGATATTAAAGCTAGCAATGAATTAGATTGTGTAATGACTTTATCTGAAGCAGCGAAGAAATGGGGATTAGCTAATGGGTCTACTATTAGAAAAGCCATTGAAAGAGGAAAATTTGAGCAAAATGAGATAAAACAGGCCGGCGACGTATGGATTACAACTTATTCTGCTATGGAAAGGGTATTTGGTTCAATAAAAGATGAAGAAAATGCATATGTAATATATGATGATTTTGAAACTTTGTATTTAACTAAAGCATACTTGGAATATGCAGAGTTAGCCTACTACAGTGGACCCAATATTAATGCGAAAGCTAAAGACCTTGAAATTAAATATCAATATATAAAGGATGTATTTATAAAAGGTTTAAGGGCATTGAGAGGGAATCAAAAGATAATTATAAAGAAGAGTAGAAATAATAAAATAAGACAGGTAATATGTAATGAAGATGAATATTTTTTATATATTGAAGCATTCCGTAGCAGAAGAAATTTATCTCCAGAATGGATTGATAGATTGATAAATGATTTGAAA